The genomic stretch AGACATCGTAGAGATAGAACTCCACTTTCACACGGTCTCCTTCCCGCTGATAGGTCCCTTCGATCAGGGCATCGGCACCGACAACCCGCCAGTCCTCGAAGCGGATCTTTCGCGGATCGATCTCGGAATGGGCGGGGTCTTCGATGAAGCTCACCGGATCGAGTACCTGGAAGAGACCGGAAAATTCCAGATCGTCACTCAAGGTCTGATGGAGTTCTTTCCCGAGTGGGAGGTCATCACTACCGGGCGACAAGTTTTTGAACACCTGAATCGCCACCGGAAGCCTCCGGAAGGTTGGGGCATTGATATCAAGATAGATCTTGGCCGACGCAGGAACGGACATCACCAGGAGGAGTATCATGAAAAATGCACGCATGAGGAAACCGGCCGTGGGAAAACAGGATTTCATTGAGACTCCTCGGGGGTAAAGCGAATTCCGACCTCCATTGATTTCTCATCGCCGGGCAGCGGAGGGAGGGGGCTGCTCTTTTCAATCGCTCGAATCGCGGACTGGTCGAAAGGATCGTTGCCGGAGCTGTTTTCAATTTCGATCGACAAGACCCGGCCGTCTTTTGCGACCGTCAGCCCAATCACGGTCTCCAAACCCCGCCGGACATTGACCCCTTCGGGGATCACCCAGGCATCTTTAATGATCTCCCAGATCGTATTGTAATAGGCCTTGAAGCGGATCTCCATCAACCGGCTTGTGATCCTGCTGCGGGCGGCCAGTGCCTTCCGTTCGGCCAAACGTTTTGCCGCCACCCGTTTTTTCAAATTCGCAATGGAGGAATCGATCTCCTTTTCACTGTACGCCTTGGGCGGCGGCTTTTTCGGGACTACTTTTTTCTTCGCCACCTTTTTCGCCGCCTTTTCCGGAGGAGGCCCCGTCTTTGTTTTATTCCTGTCGGGCAGGGAGATGGCTTTGGCCTTTTTCGCCTTCGGCGGTACCGCCTTTTTGGCAGCTGCTTTTTTTGCCGGTTTGGGCACCGGTTTGGGATGTACCAAGGTTACAAGATCGACCGTATAAGACGGCGGCGTATAGTAAACAGGAGGGGGAACGAATCTTCTCGAATAGGCAACAAAAAAGATTACGGCAAGATGGAGTGCCAGGGAGACCCAAAACATCCGCCGGAAATTTCGATCGAATTCCGTATCTTCAAAGGGTTGAAAACGAGGTACCATCTATTCACGCAACCATCCGATCAATCCGTGTAACGCCGCAGACGGACTTTTTAGGCGGCCGTCAGCTCAGCCCAAGCAGTCAATTATCTTCCAACGGCAAAGTAAAAAGATCCGGATGCAAGGCGCGAAGGTTTTGACGAGTGAGACGTACTGTTTGTACGTCGCAACGATGTCAAAACCTGATAAACACCGCAGACGGACTTTTTAGGCAGCCGTCAGCTCTTGATGTCCGAAACTTCCGTAACCATCCCCAACTTCCGGATCCCCGCCCCCTTGATCGCCGCCATGACTTTTACCACAAAACCGTAGGGGATACTTTTATCCGCCCGGAGGAAAACCTCCCGTGTCGGGTTCGCCTTGCGGATCCGGGTCAATTTCTTCTTCAGTTCCTGAACGGTGAAAGAGGTCTTGTTGATATAGATATTCTTCTTTTTCGTCACCGTCACGACCAGGCGCTCCTTGTTGAACTTTATGGCCGAGGCCTTTGTTTTGGGCAGATCAACATCCACCCCCTGCTGCAGCATGGGGGCCGTTACCATAAAGATAATCAACAAAACCAGCATGACATCAACCAGGGGAGTGACGTTGATCTCCGACATGCTGCTGTACTCTTTATTGCCTGTCATGCCCATGGAAAACTCCTTACGCCGTGGCGGCTTTGCAGTAAGTCCAACCGGAGCTTTTTCTTGACCGTCAAGATGCGTTTTTTACGAGACCCTCAACCTTCAAGATGTTTCTCTGCGATACTCAGAAACTCCGACGAGAAGTTTTCCATTTCGTTCGCCATCACCCGGACTTTACGGACAAAATGATTGTACGCGACGACGGCCGGAATGGCTGCGGCCAGCCCCGCAGCGGTCGCCACCAGCGCCTCGGAGATCCCCGGCGCAACCACGGCCAGACTGGCGGATCCCCGGACCCCGATCCCGTGGAAGGCGTCCATGATTCCCCAGACCGTACCGAAAAGGCCGATAAAAGGGGCCGTACTCCCGGTGGTCGCCAGAAAGGTGATGGCCCGTTCCAGCCGCGTGATCTCGGAGATCATCGCCCGGTT from Deltaproteobacteria bacterium encodes the following:
- the tolR gene encoding protein TolR codes for the protein MGMTGNKEYSSMSEINVTPLVDVMLVLLIIFMVTAPMLQQGVDVDLPKTKASAIKFNKERLVVTVTKKKNIYINKTSFTVQELKKKLTRIRKANPTREVFLRADKSIPYGFVVKVMAAIKGAGIRKLGMVTEVSDIKS
- a CDS encoding TonB C-terminal domain-containing protein, which codes for MVPRFQPFEDTEFDRNFRRMFWVSLALHLAVIFFVAYSRRFVPPPVYYTPPSYTVDLVTLVHPKPVPKPAKKAAAKKAVPPKAKKAKAISLPDRNKTKTGPPPEKAAKKVAKKKVVPKKPPPKAYSEKEIDSSIANLKKRVAAKRLAERKALAARSRITSRLMEIRFKAYYNTIWEIIKDAWVIPEGVNVRRGLETVIGLTVAKDGRVLSIEIENSSGNDPFDQSAIRAIEKSSPLPPLPGDEKSMEVGIRFTPEESQ